The following are encoded together in the Mesoplodon densirostris isolate mMesDen1 chromosome 2, mMesDen1 primary haplotype, whole genome shotgun sequence genome:
- the CCNL2 gene encoding cyclin-L2 isoform X3 encodes MATATAGAGAPGSAAPAAAAGTPGSGGTAPGSQGVLIGDRLYSGVLITLENCLLPDDKLRFTPSMSSGLDTDTETDLRVVGCELIQAAGILLRLPQVAMATGQVLFQRFFYTKSFVKHSMEHVSMACVHLASKIEEAPRRIRDVINVFHRLRHLREKKKPVPLLLDQDYVNLKNQIIKAERRVLKELGFCVHVKHPHKIIVMYLQVLECERNRHLVQTSWVASEGK; translated from the exons ATGGCGACAGCGACGGCCGGGGCCGGGGCTCCGGGGTCGGCGGCCCCCGCGGCAGCGGCCGGGACGCCGGGCTCCGGGGGCACAGCCCCCGGGTCGCAGGGGGTGCTAATCGGGGACCGGCTGTACTCCGGGGTGCTCATCACTCTGGAGAACTGCCTCCTGCCGGACGACAAGCTCCGCTTCACGCCGTCTATGTCGAGTGGCCTCGACACTGATACGGAGACCGACCTCCGCGTGGTGGGCTGCGAGCTCATCCAGGCGGCCGGCATCCTGCTCCGCCTGCCGCAG GTTGCCATGGCTACCGGGCAGGTGTTGTTCCAGCGGTTCTTCTACACGAAGTCCTTTGTGAAGCATTCCATGGAG CACGTGTCAATGGCCTGTGTTCACCTGGCTTCCAAGATAGAAGAGGCTCCAAGACGGATACGGGACGTCATCAACGTGTTTCATCGCCTTCGACACCTGAGAGAGAAAAA AAAACCTGTGCCTCTACTGTTGGATCAAGATTATGTTAACTTAAAGAATCAAATTATAAAGGCGGAAAGGCGAGTTCTCAAGGAGCTGGGTTTCTGCGTCCACGTGAAGCACCCGCACAAG ATAATCGTTATGTACCTTCAGGTGTTAGAGTGTGAGCGTAACCGACACCTGGTCCAGACCTCATG GGTAGCCTCTGAGGGTAAGTGA